In the Brassica napus cultivar Da-Ae chromosome A7, Da-Ae, whole genome shotgun sequence genome, one interval contains:
- the LOC106450570 gene encoding DNA mismatch repair protein MSH1, mitochondrial isoform X1, translating into MHWIATRNAVVSLPRWRSFAFLLRSPFRTHSSLKPSPLLLLNTRYSERRYCLGDGKSVKGITTASSKKVKTKSTDVLTDKDLSHLLWWKERLQTCKKPSTLQLIERLMYTNLLGLDPSLRNGSLKDGNLNWEMLQFKSRFPREVLLCRVGDFYEAIGIDACILVEYAGLNPFGGLRSDSVPKAGCPVVNLRQTLDDLTRNGFSVCIVEEIQGPTPARSRKGRFISGHAHPGSPYVYGLVGVDHDLDFPEPMPVVGISRSARGYCMISIFETMKAYSLDDGLTEEALVTKLRTRRCHHLFLHASLRHNASGTCRWGEFGEGGLLWGECSGRNFEWFEGDTLSELLTKVKDVYGLDDEVSFRNVNVPLENRPRPLHLGTATQIGALPTEGIPCLLKVLLPSTCSGLPSLYVRDLLLNPPAYDIALKIQGNLTNVKSFLRLFPFSFVMILLATLLLFAETCKLMSTITCSVPEFTCVSSAKLVKLLEQREANYIEFCRIKNVLDEVLHMHRHPELVEILKLLMEPTWVATGLKIDFETFVNECHWASDSIGEMISLDDDESHQNVSKCANVPNEFFYDMESSWRGRVKGIHIEEEITQVAKSAEALSLAVTEDFHPIISRIKAMAASLGGSKGEIVYAKEHESVWFKGKRFTPSVWGGTAGEEQIKQLKPAFDSKGKKVGEEWFTTQKVETALVRYHEASENANARVLELLRELSAKLQTKINVLVFASMLLVIAKALFSHACEGRRRKWVFPTLVGFSTDEAANPLDGGATRMKLTGLSPYWFDVASGTAVHNTVDMQSLFLLTGPNGGGKSSLLRSICAAALLGICGFMVPAESAYIPHFDSIMLHMKSYDSPVDGKSSFQVEMSEIRSIVSQATSRSLVLIDEICRGTETAKGTCIAGSVIENLDASGCLGIVSTHLHGIFDLPLTAKNVAYKAMGADNVEGQTKPTWKLTDGVCRESLAFETAKREGVPETIIQRAEALYISVYAKDASFGVVRPNKTETSSDNEIRKPVRSERSLEKDLAKAILKICGIKMVEPVGLECLSIGARELPPPSTVGSSCVYVMKRPDKRLYIGQTDDLEGRIRAHRAKEGLQGSSFLYLVVQGKSMACQLETLLINQLHEQGYSLANLADGKHRNFGTSSSLTASDVVSIS; encoded by the exons TAATACAAGGTACTCTGAGAGGAGATACTGTTTAGGAGATGGAAAGTCTGTGAAAGGAATCACTACGGCTTCTTCTAAGAAAGTTAAGACCAAGTCTACTGATGTTCTCACTGACAAAGATCTCTCTCATTTGCTCTGGTGGAAGGAG AGATTGCAGACATGTAAGAAACCATCTACTCTTCAACTTATCGAAAGGCTTATGTACACCAATCTACTTGGTTTGGACCCCAGCTTGAGGAATGGAAG TCTTAAAGACGGAAACCTCAACTGGGAGATGTTGCAGTTTAAGTCAAGGTTTCCACGTGAAGTTTTGCTCTGCAGA GTTGGAGACTTCTATGAGGCTATTGGAATAGATGCTTGTATACTCGTTGAATATGCTGGTTTAAATCCTTTTGGTGGTCTTCGTTCAGATAGTGTTCCAAAGGCTGGCTGCCCAGTTGTG AATCTTAGACAAACTTTGGATGACCTAACACGCAATGGTTTTTCAGTG TGTATTGTGGAAGAAATTCAGGGGCCAACACCAGCACGTTCTCGTAAAGGTCGATTCATTTCAGG GCATGCACATCCAGGAAGTCCTTATGTCTATGGGCTCGTTGGTGTTGACCATGATCTTGACTTTCCGGAGCCTATGCCTGTGGTTG GGATATCTCGTTCAGCAAGGGGCTACTGTATGATATCTATCTTCGAGACTATGAAAGCATATTCACTAGATGATGGTCTAACAGAAGAAGCTCTGGTCACCAAGCTCCGCACCCGTCGCTGTCATCATCTTTTCTTACATGCATCATTGAGACACAATGCATCAG GAACATGCCGGTGGGGAGAGTTTGGAGAAGGGGGTCTCCTCTGGGGAGAATGTAGTGGCAGAAATTTTGAATGGTTTGAAGGAGATACTCTTTCCGAGCTCTTAACAAAG GTCAAAGATGTTTATGGTCTTGATGATGAAGTTTCCTTTAGAAATGTCAATGTACCTTTAGAAAACCGGCCACGTCCTTTGCATCTTGGAACGGCTACACAAATTG GTGCCTTACCTACTGAAGGAATACCTTGTTTGTTGAAGGTGCTACTTCCATCTACGTGCAGTGGCCTGCCTTCTTT GTATGTCCGGgatcttcttctaaaccctCCTGCTTATGATATTGCTCTGAAAATCCAAGGTAATTTGACAAATGTGAAGAGCTTTCTTAGATTATTCCCTTTTAGTTTTGTTATGATTCTTCTTGCCACATTATTGTTATTTGCAGAAACGTGCAAGCTCATGAGCACAATAACATGCTCAGTTCCGGAGTTTACCTGTGTTTCATCTGCTAAG CTTGTGAAGCTTCTTGAACAGCGGGAAGCCAACTACATTGAGTTCTGCCGGATAAAAAATGTGCTTGATGAAGTATTACACATGCACAGACATCCTGAGCTTGTGGAAATACTGAAGTTATTGATGGAACCTACTTGGGTGGCTACTGGTTTGAAGATTGACTTTGAAACTTTT GTCAATGAATGTCATTGGGCTTCTGATTCAATTGGTGAAATGATCTCATTAGATGACGATGAAAGTCATCAGAACGTTAGTAAATGTGCTAATGTCCCGAACGAGTTCTTTTACGATATGGAGTCTTCATGGCGTGGTCGCGTTAAGGGAATCCATATAGAGGAAGAAATCACACAAGTGGCCAAATCGGCAGAGGCTTTATCTTTAGCG GTAACTGAAGATTTCCACCCTATTATATCAAGAATCAAGGCTATGGCTGCATCACTTGGTGGCTCAAAGGGAGAAATTGTGTATGCAAAAGAACATGAGTCTGTTTGGTTCAAAGGGAAACGGTTTACCCCATCTGTATGGGGTGGTACTGCAGGGGAAGAACAAATTAAACAGCTGAAACCTGCTTTTGACTCCAAAGGGAAAAAGGTTGGAGAAGAATGGTTTACAACTCAAAAGGTGGAAACTGCTTTAGTCAG ATATCATGAAGCTAGTGAGAACGCAAATGCCCGGGTGTTGGAGCTGTTGAGGGAGTTATCTGCTAAAttgcaaacaaaaataaacgttCTTGTATTTGCATCTATGCTTCTCGTCATTGCAAAAGCGTTATTTTCTCATGCTTG TGAAGGGAGAAGACGAAAGTGGGTTTTTCCAACTCTTGTTGGTTTCAGTACAGATGAG GCCGCAAATCCATTAGATGGTGGTGCCACTCGAATGAAGCTGACTGGGCTATCACCTTATTGGTTTGATGTAGCTTCTGGAACTGCTGTTCACAATACGGTCGACATGCAATCACTGTTTCTTCTAACTGGACCTAATGGTGGTGGTAAATCGAGTTTGCTCAGATCGATATGCGCAGCTGCTTTGCTTGGAATCTGTGGTTTTATGGTTCCAGCTGAATCAGCTTATATCCCTCACTTCGATTCCATCATGCTTCATATGAAATCTTATGACAGTCCTGTAGATGGGAAGAGTTCTTTTCAG GTGGAAATGTCCGAGATACGGTCTATTGTAAGCCAGGCTACTTCAAGAAGCCTAGTGCTTATAGATGAGATCTGCAGAGGGACAGAGACAGCTAAAGGCACCTGTATTGCTGGTAGTGTGATCGAGAATCTTGACGCAAGTGGTTGCTTGGGTATTGTTTCTACACATCTCCATGGAATCTTCGATTTGCCTCTTACGGCCAAAAACGTCGCGTATAAAGCAATGGGAGCAGATAATGTGGAAGGGCAAACAAAACCAACATGGAAACTGACAGATGGAGTTTGCAGAGAGAGTCTTGCGTTTGAAACAGCTAAGAGAGAAGGTGTTCCGGAGACAATTATCCAAAGAGCCGAAGCTCTTTACATCTCCGTTTATGCCAAAGACGCATCGTTTGGGGTTGTCAGGCCAAACAAAACGGAGACTTCATCGGACAATGAGATCCGCAAACCAGTCAGGTCTGagagaagcttggagaaggacTTGGCAAAAGCTATCCTTAAGATTTGTGGGATAAAGATGGTTGAGCCTGTAGGTTTAGAATGTCTTTCAATAGGTGCTCGAGAGCTTCCACCTCCATCTACAGTTGGTTCATCATGCGTGTATGTGATGAAGAGACCAGATAAGAGATTGTACATTGGACAG ACGGATGATCTTGAAGGAAGAATACGTGCGCATAGGGCAAAGGAAGGACTGCAAGGGTCAAGTTTCCTATACCTTGTGGTACAAGGTAAGAGTATGGCTTGTCAGCTAGAGACCCTTTTGATTAACCAGCTCCATGAGCAAGGCTACTCTCTAGCTAACTTAGCCGATGGAAAGCACCGCAATTTTGGGACGTCATCAAGCTTGACTGCGTCAGATGTAGTCAGTATCTCCTAG
- the LOC106450570 gene encoding DNA mismatch repair protein MSH1, mitochondrial isoform X2 — MHWIATRNAVVSLPRWRSFAFLLRSPFRTHSSLKPSPLLLLNTRYSERRYCLGDGKSVKGITTASSKKVKTKSTDVLTDKDLSHLLWWKERLQTCKKPSTLQLIERLMYTNLLGLDPSLRNGSLKDGNLNWEMLQFKSRFPREVLLCRVGDFYEAIGIDACILVEYAGLNPFGGLRSDSVPKAGCPVVNLRQTLDDLTRNGFSVCIVEEIQGPTPARSRKGRFISGHAHPGSPYVYGLVGVDHDLDFPEPMPVVGISRSARGYCMISIFETMKAYSLDDGLTEEALVTKLRTRRCHHLFLHASLRHNASGTCRWGEFGEGGLLWGECSGRNFEWFEGDTLSELLTKVKDVYGLDDEVSFRNVNVPLENRPRPLHLGTATQIGALPTEGIPCLLKVLLPSTCSGLPSLYVRDLLLNPPAYDIALKIQETCKLMSTITCSVPEFTCVSSAKLVKLLEQREANYIEFCRIKNVLDEVLHMHRHPELVEILKLLMEPTWVATGLKIDFETFVNECHWASDSIGEMISLDDDESHQNVSKCANVPNEFFYDMESSWRGRVKGIHIEEEITQVAKSAEALSLAVTEDFHPIISRIKAMAASLGGSKGEIVYAKEHESVWFKGKRFTPSVWGGTAGEEQIKQLKPAFDSKGKKVGEEWFTTQKVETALVRYHEASENANARVLELLRELSAKLQTKINVLVFASMLLVIAKALFSHACEGRRRKWVFPTLVGFSTDEAANPLDGGATRMKLTGLSPYWFDVASGTAVHNTVDMQSLFLLTGPNGGGKSSLLRSICAAALLGICGFMVPAESAYIPHFDSIMLHMKSYDSPVDGKSSFQVEMSEIRSIVSQATSRSLVLIDEICRGTETAKGTCIAGSVIENLDASGCLGIVSTHLHGIFDLPLTAKNVAYKAMGADNVEGQTKPTWKLTDGVCRESLAFETAKREGVPETIIQRAEALYISVYAKDASFGVVRPNKTETSSDNEIRKPVRSERSLEKDLAKAILKICGIKMVEPVGLECLSIGARELPPPSTVGSSCVYVMKRPDKRLYIGQTDDLEGRIRAHRAKEGLQGSSFLYLVVQGKSMACQLETLLINQLHEQGYSLANLADGKHRNFGTSSSLTASDVVSIS; from the exons TAATACAAGGTACTCTGAGAGGAGATACTGTTTAGGAGATGGAAAGTCTGTGAAAGGAATCACTACGGCTTCTTCTAAGAAAGTTAAGACCAAGTCTACTGATGTTCTCACTGACAAAGATCTCTCTCATTTGCTCTGGTGGAAGGAG AGATTGCAGACATGTAAGAAACCATCTACTCTTCAACTTATCGAAAGGCTTATGTACACCAATCTACTTGGTTTGGACCCCAGCTTGAGGAATGGAAG TCTTAAAGACGGAAACCTCAACTGGGAGATGTTGCAGTTTAAGTCAAGGTTTCCACGTGAAGTTTTGCTCTGCAGA GTTGGAGACTTCTATGAGGCTATTGGAATAGATGCTTGTATACTCGTTGAATATGCTGGTTTAAATCCTTTTGGTGGTCTTCGTTCAGATAGTGTTCCAAAGGCTGGCTGCCCAGTTGTG AATCTTAGACAAACTTTGGATGACCTAACACGCAATGGTTTTTCAGTG TGTATTGTGGAAGAAATTCAGGGGCCAACACCAGCACGTTCTCGTAAAGGTCGATTCATTTCAGG GCATGCACATCCAGGAAGTCCTTATGTCTATGGGCTCGTTGGTGTTGACCATGATCTTGACTTTCCGGAGCCTATGCCTGTGGTTG GGATATCTCGTTCAGCAAGGGGCTACTGTATGATATCTATCTTCGAGACTATGAAAGCATATTCACTAGATGATGGTCTAACAGAAGAAGCTCTGGTCACCAAGCTCCGCACCCGTCGCTGTCATCATCTTTTCTTACATGCATCATTGAGACACAATGCATCAG GAACATGCCGGTGGGGAGAGTTTGGAGAAGGGGGTCTCCTCTGGGGAGAATGTAGTGGCAGAAATTTTGAATGGTTTGAAGGAGATACTCTTTCCGAGCTCTTAACAAAG GTCAAAGATGTTTATGGTCTTGATGATGAAGTTTCCTTTAGAAATGTCAATGTACCTTTAGAAAACCGGCCACGTCCTTTGCATCTTGGAACGGCTACACAAATTG GTGCCTTACCTACTGAAGGAATACCTTGTTTGTTGAAGGTGCTACTTCCATCTACGTGCAGTGGCCTGCCTTCTTT GTATGTCCGGgatcttcttctaaaccctCCTGCTTATGATATTGCTCTGAAAATCCAAG AAACGTGCAAGCTCATGAGCACAATAACATGCTCAGTTCCGGAGTTTACCTGTGTTTCATCTGCTAAG CTTGTGAAGCTTCTTGAACAGCGGGAAGCCAACTACATTGAGTTCTGCCGGATAAAAAATGTGCTTGATGAAGTATTACACATGCACAGACATCCTGAGCTTGTGGAAATACTGAAGTTATTGATGGAACCTACTTGGGTGGCTACTGGTTTGAAGATTGACTTTGAAACTTTT GTCAATGAATGTCATTGGGCTTCTGATTCAATTGGTGAAATGATCTCATTAGATGACGATGAAAGTCATCAGAACGTTAGTAAATGTGCTAATGTCCCGAACGAGTTCTTTTACGATATGGAGTCTTCATGGCGTGGTCGCGTTAAGGGAATCCATATAGAGGAAGAAATCACACAAGTGGCCAAATCGGCAGAGGCTTTATCTTTAGCG GTAACTGAAGATTTCCACCCTATTATATCAAGAATCAAGGCTATGGCTGCATCACTTGGTGGCTCAAAGGGAGAAATTGTGTATGCAAAAGAACATGAGTCTGTTTGGTTCAAAGGGAAACGGTTTACCCCATCTGTATGGGGTGGTACTGCAGGGGAAGAACAAATTAAACAGCTGAAACCTGCTTTTGACTCCAAAGGGAAAAAGGTTGGAGAAGAATGGTTTACAACTCAAAAGGTGGAAACTGCTTTAGTCAG ATATCATGAAGCTAGTGAGAACGCAAATGCCCGGGTGTTGGAGCTGTTGAGGGAGTTATCTGCTAAAttgcaaacaaaaataaacgttCTTGTATTTGCATCTATGCTTCTCGTCATTGCAAAAGCGTTATTTTCTCATGCTTG TGAAGGGAGAAGACGAAAGTGGGTTTTTCCAACTCTTGTTGGTTTCAGTACAGATGAG GCCGCAAATCCATTAGATGGTGGTGCCACTCGAATGAAGCTGACTGGGCTATCACCTTATTGGTTTGATGTAGCTTCTGGAACTGCTGTTCACAATACGGTCGACATGCAATCACTGTTTCTTCTAACTGGACCTAATGGTGGTGGTAAATCGAGTTTGCTCAGATCGATATGCGCAGCTGCTTTGCTTGGAATCTGTGGTTTTATGGTTCCAGCTGAATCAGCTTATATCCCTCACTTCGATTCCATCATGCTTCATATGAAATCTTATGACAGTCCTGTAGATGGGAAGAGTTCTTTTCAG GTGGAAATGTCCGAGATACGGTCTATTGTAAGCCAGGCTACTTCAAGAAGCCTAGTGCTTATAGATGAGATCTGCAGAGGGACAGAGACAGCTAAAGGCACCTGTATTGCTGGTAGTGTGATCGAGAATCTTGACGCAAGTGGTTGCTTGGGTATTGTTTCTACACATCTCCATGGAATCTTCGATTTGCCTCTTACGGCCAAAAACGTCGCGTATAAAGCAATGGGAGCAGATAATGTGGAAGGGCAAACAAAACCAACATGGAAACTGACAGATGGAGTTTGCAGAGAGAGTCTTGCGTTTGAAACAGCTAAGAGAGAAGGTGTTCCGGAGACAATTATCCAAAGAGCCGAAGCTCTTTACATCTCCGTTTATGCCAAAGACGCATCGTTTGGGGTTGTCAGGCCAAACAAAACGGAGACTTCATCGGACAATGAGATCCGCAAACCAGTCAGGTCTGagagaagcttggagaaggacTTGGCAAAAGCTATCCTTAAGATTTGTGGGATAAAGATGGTTGAGCCTGTAGGTTTAGAATGTCTTTCAATAGGTGCTCGAGAGCTTCCACCTCCATCTACAGTTGGTTCATCATGCGTGTATGTGATGAAGAGACCAGATAAGAGATTGTACATTGGACAG ACGGATGATCTTGAAGGAAGAATACGTGCGCATAGGGCAAAGGAAGGACTGCAAGGGTCAAGTTTCCTATACCTTGTGGTACAAGGTAAGAGTATGGCTTGTCAGCTAGAGACCCTTTTGATTAACCAGCTCCATGAGCAAGGCTACTCTCTAGCTAACTTAGCCGATGGAAAGCACCGCAATTTTGGGACGTCATCAAGCTTGACTGCGTCAGATGTAGTCAGTATCTCCTAG
- the LOC106453297 gene encoding uncharacterized protein LOC106453297, which produces MDEVVVQVEKTKREWDDAYEKTFEHILAIQEYGKSRRGGEEKISLQRLNGLAQDGLSLLNSLQFNLDLLAPQLPSDDQVQSTQSLLETWKNQYQSLRVNLRSANLKAKDNMRKAAQQERELLLGGGTESTDLRRKRQANAGVTSDAESITESLRRSRQLMVQEVERSTNTLVAFDESTGVLKKAESEYKGHRSLLSRTRNLLSTMQRQDVIDRVILIIGFSLFVCAVLYVVSKRIGILKLQQMATAAIKAQLAGKAANGDAMPLGQEFDGGNTVPNVGIPLQQRLHDEL; this is translated from the exons ATGGACGAGGTAGTAGTACAAGTGGAGAAGACGAAGAGAGAATGGGACGACGCCTACGAGAAGACCTTCGAACATATCCTTGCGATTCAAGAGTACGGTAAATCAAGGAGAGGAGGCGAGGAGAAGATTTCTCTGCAGAGGCTCAACGGGTTGGCTCAGGATGGTCTCTCTCTTCTCAACTCTCTTCAATTCAATCTCGATCTTCTCGCCCCTCAGCTCCCTTCTGATGACCAGGTCCAGTCCACTCAGTCTCTGCTTGAAACCTGGAAGAATCAGTATCAAAG TTTGAGGGTTAACCTGAGAAGTGCTAATTTGAAAGCAAAGGATAACATGAGGAAAGCTGCTCAACAAGAG AGAGAGCTTCTCCTCGGTGGTGGAACAGAGTCCACTGATCTCAGACGTAAACGACA AGCAAATGCTGGAGTGACGTCGGATGCTGAAAGCATTACTGAAAGTCTCAGGCGTTCACGCCAGCTGATGGTTCAG GAAGTGGAGAGAAGTACAAACACACTCGTGGCTTTCG ATGAGTCTACTGGAGTACTTAAGAAAGCCGAAAGTGAGTACAAAGGACACAGGTCTCTGTTATCGAGGACCCGTAATCTACTTTCTACAATGCAGCGTCAAGACGTAATTGACAG GGTAATCCTCATAATTGGATTTTCTCTCTTCGTCTGCGCTGTTCTTTACGTTGTTTCAAAGCGGATTGGAATCCTGAAACTACAGCAGATGGCTACGGCTGCCATTAAAGCTCAGTTGGCTGGAAAAGCAGCCAATGGTGATGCTATGCCTCTCGGACAAGAGTTTGATGGAGGAAATACAGTTCCAAATGTTGGTATTCCTCTACAACAACGCCTCCACGATGAACTCTGA